In Saccharothrix syringae, the following are encoded in one genomic region:
- a CDS encoding tetratricopeptide repeat protein: MTGEGSGDDGGVPRVRQDATVSELGVAVQAGRDVRDVRIAVHQTGQVRVTWPVRVGIPPTPAQHYQQRRQVQAVLVETLTEGRAAVLVGARQRAGVVVSGLGGVGKTQLAAQYAWSVWSDPDLDVAVWVSALSRDAVVTAYAEAAARVLVERDPGIGERPPERAAGLFREWLAGTSRRWLVVLDDVQDPAALKGLDPPAVPSGRVVITSRLRDAALTQGGHRVIELDVFTPDQAVAYLAEALTGTTDGTDRDQLEGLAAELGWLPLALGQAAAYLTDQPLLGVADYRAMLADRRRTLAELTPPEHALPDHQLTVAATWSLSIEHADRADDTRSPTTSRWRGLLTRVRRTTGSRGGGLVRPLLEIAALLDPNGTPLAVFTARPVLDHLTTRTGREVTATDVHHGLTRLHRFSLITLTPDRPARTVAVHALVQRAVRDTLTPDRLHTLAHTTADALHTVWPENDTTNPDLEQALRSGTDTLHTHTTPMLLTPALHLVFVRAGNSLGKTGQVYAATTYWHALHYQACTHLGSDHSDTLATRHSLAFSRGRAGDPAGAMAALEMLLADRLRVLGPDHPDTLATRHSLASWRGRAGDPAGAMAALETVLADRLRVLGPDHPDTLATRHNLAFSRGKAGDPAGAMAALEMLLADRLRVLGPDHPHTLTARHSLASWRGRAGDPAGAMAALEMLLADRLRVLGPDHPDTLATRHSLACWRGRAGDPAGAMAALETVLADRLRVLGPDHPDTLATRHNLARWRGKAEQQSPGIEV; the protein is encoded by the coding sequence GTGACGGGCGAAGGCTCCGGAGACGACGGTGGTGTGCCGAGGGTGCGGCAGGACGCGACCGTGTCGGAGCTCGGGGTGGCGGTGCAGGCCGGCCGGGACGTGCGCGACGTGCGAATCGCGGTCCACCAGACGGGTCAGGTGCGGGTGACATGGCCGGTGCGAGTGGGGATTCCGCCCACACCGGCGCAGCACTACCAGCAGCGGCGGCAGGTCCAGGCGGTGCTGGTGGAAACGTTGACCGAGGGGCGCGCGGCCGTGCTGGTCGGCGCCCGGCAGCGGGCGGGCGTGGTGGTGTCGGGGTTGGGCGGGGTGGGCAAGACCCAGCTGGCCGCCCAGTACGCCTGGTCAGTGTGGTCCGACCCGGACCTGGACGTGGCGGTGTGGGTGTCGGCGTTGTCGCGGGACGCGGTGGTCACCGCCTATGCCGAGGCCGCCGCCCGGGTACTGGTCGAGCGGGACCCGGGTATCGGCGAGCGCCCGCCGGAGCGGGCGGCGGGGTTGTTCCGGGAGTGGCTGGCGGGCACGTCGCGGCGGTGGCTGGTGGTGCTCGACGACGTGCAGGACCCCGCCGCCCTGAAGGGACTGGACCCGCCCGCGGTGCCGTCCGGCCGGGTGGTGATTACCAGTCGGTTGCGGGACGCGGCGCTGACGCAGGGCGGTCACCGGGTGATCGAGCTGGACGTGTTCACCCCCGACCAGGCGGTGGCCTACCTCGCCGAGGCCCTGACCGGCACCACCGACGGCACCGACCGGGACCAGCTGGAGGGGTTGGCGGCGGAGTTGGGGTGGTTGCCGTTGGCGCTGGGCCAGGCCGCGGCCTACCTCACCGACCAACCCCTGCTCGGCGTCGCCGACTACCGGGCCATGCTGGCCGACCGGCGCCGCACCCTGGCCGAGCTCACCCCGCCCGAACACGCCCTGCCCGACCACCAGCTCACCGTCGCGGCGACCTGGTCGCTGTCCATCGAACACGCCGACCGGGCCGACGACACCAGGTCACCGACGACCTCCCGGTGGCGCGGCCTGCTCACCCGGGTACGCAGGACCACCGGCTCCCGGGGCGGTGGCCTGGTACGGCCGCTGCTGGAGATCGCCGCTCTGCTCGACCCCAACGGCACCCCACTCGCGGTGTTCACCGCCCGGCCCGTCCTGGACCACCTCACCACCCGAACCGGACGCGAGGTCACCGCCACCGACGTCCACCACGGACTAACCCGACTGCACCGATTCTCCCTGATCACCCTGACTCCCGACCGACCCGCACGCACAGTCGCCGTACACGCCCTGGTCCAACGCGCCGTCCGCGACACCCTCACCCCCGACCGGCTCCACACCCTCGCCCACACCACCGCCGACGCCCTGCACACCGTCTGGCCCGAGAACGACACCACCAACCCCGACCTCGAACAGGCCCTACGCTCCGGCACCGACACTCTCCATACCCACACCACCCCCATGCTGCTCACCCCCGCGTTGCACCTCGTGTTCGTCCGTGCTGGCAACTCCCTGGGCAAGACCGGTCAGGTTTACGCTGCGACCACCTACTGGCACGCCCTGCATTACCAAGCCTGCACCCACCTCGGCTCCGACCACTCCGACACCCTGGCCACCCGCCATAGCCTCGCCTTCTCGCGGGGTAGGGCCGGTGACCCGGCGGGCGCGATGGCCGCACTGGAGATGCTGCTGGCCGACAGGCTCCGCGTCCTGGGCCCCGACCACCCCGACACCCTGGCCACCCGCCATAGCCTCGCCTCCTGGCGGGGTAGGGCCGGTGACCCGGCGGGCGCGATGGCCGCACTGGAGACGGTGCTGGCCGACAGGCTCCGCGTCCTGGGCCCCGACCACCCCGACACCCTGGCCACCCGCCACAACCTCGCCTTCTCGCGGGGGAAGGCCGGTGACCCGGCGGGCGCGATGGCCGCACTGGAGATGCTGCTGGCCGACAGGCTCCGCGTCCTGGGCCCCGACCACCCTCACACGCTGACCGCCCGCCATAGCCTCGCCTCCTGGCGGGGTAGGGCCGGTGACCCGGCGGGCGCGATGGCCGCACTGGAGATGCTGCTGGCCGACAGGCTCCGCGTCCTGGGCCCCGACCACCCCGACACCCTGGCCACCCGCCATAGCCTCGCCTGCTGGCGGGGTAGGGCCGGTGACCCGGCGGGCGCGATGGCCGCACTGGAGACGGTGCTGGCCGACAGGCTCCGCGTCCTGGGCCCCGACCACCCCGACACCCTGGCCACCCGCCACAACCTCGCCCGCTGGCGGGGAAAGGCGGAGCAGCAGAGCCCCGGCATCGAGGTGTAA
- a CDS encoding helix-hairpin-helix domain-containing protein, with the protein MVEKRLRPETFWDLAVEVALIRPGPIQGGSVHPYLRRRRGEPWRHEHPLLADALDRTLGVPLFQEQVMRVAIDVAGFTPGEADELRRAMGSKRASAKMDRLRERFYAGAARNGVTGELADRIFGQVKAFSGYGFPMSHSLAFAHLVFTSAWLKLYYPSAFCAALLRAQPMGFYTPQSLVADARRHGVRILRAGVNTALAHATLNPHPDSRGGQAVRLGLAAIRDLGDAAADRIVTARQADGPYHGLGELARRADLSTAHLEALASAGAVDELTGDRRTGLWQAGAAARERTPGTLPGTAAAGAPALPGMSQWELVAADIRWTGITPDSHPVELLRAHLATLGAVPVDRLRHLPHGTRVLVAGAVTHRQQPPTAGGVVFLNLEDETGMLNVTVGPGLWRASRPYARDAGALLVRGMLDTASGPLGVLADQLRLLDPRAAGTTARNFR; encoded by the coding sequence GTGGTTGAAAAACGACTGCGCCCGGAGACGTTCTGGGACCTCGCGGTCGAGGTCGCGCTGATCCGGCCCGGCCCGATCCAGGGCGGCTCGGTACACCCCTACCTCCGACGCCGCCGGGGCGAGCCGTGGCGCCACGAGCACCCGCTGCTCGCCGACGCGCTGGACCGCACCCTGGGCGTGCCGCTGTTCCAGGAGCAGGTCATGCGCGTCGCCATCGACGTCGCCGGCTTCACCCCGGGCGAGGCCGACGAACTGCGCCGCGCGATGGGCTCCAAACGGGCCTCGGCGAAGATGGACCGCCTGCGCGAGCGCTTCTACGCCGGAGCGGCGCGCAACGGCGTCACCGGCGAACTCGCCGACCGGATCTTCGGCCAGGTCAAGGCGTTCAGCGGGTACGGCTTCCCGATGTCGCATTCCCTGGCCTTCGCGCACCTGGTGTTCACCAGCGCCTGGCTCAAGCTCTACTACCCCTCGGCGTTCTGCGCGGCGCTGCTGCGCGCGCAGCCGATGGGCTTCTACACCCCGCAGTCGCTGGTCGCCGACGCCCGCCGCCACGGGGTGCGGATCCTGCGCGCCGGCGTCAACACCGCCCTGGCCCACGCCACCCTGAACCCGCATCCCGACAGCCGCGGCGGGCAGGCGGTCCGGCTCGGGCTGGCCGCGATCCGCGACCTGGGCGACGCGGCCGCCGACCGCATCGTCACCGCCCGCCAGGCCGACGGCCCTTACCACGGCCTGGGCGAGCTGGCCCGGCGCGCGGACCTGTCCACCGCCCACCTGGAGGCCCTGGCGAGCGCGGGCGCGGTCGACGAGCTCACCGGGGACCGCCGGACCGGGCTGTGGCAGGCCGGCGCCGCCGCCCGCGAACGCACCCCCGGCACGCTGCCCGGCACCGCCGCGGCGGGCGCACCGGCGCTGCCCGGCATGTCGCAGTGGGAACTGGTCGCGGCCGACATCCGCTGGACCGGCATCACCCCCGACAGCCACCCGGTCGAGCTGCTGCGCGCCCACCTCGCCACGCTGGGCGCGGTCCCCGTCGACCGGCTGCGCCACCTCCCGCACGGCACCCGCGTGCTCGTCGCCGGGGCGGTCACCCACCGCCAACAGCCGCCCACCGCCGGCGGCGTGGTCTTCCTCAACCTGGAGGACGAGACCGGCATGCTCAACGTCACCGTCGGCCCCGGCCTGTGGCGTGCCAGCCGCCCCTACGCCCGCGACGCCGGCGCCCTGCTCGTGCGCGGCATGCTCGACACCGCGAGCGGACCGCTCGGCGTACTGGCCGACCAACTGCGTCTGCTCGATCCCCGCGCGGCGGGCACGACGGCGAGGAACTTCCGGTAG
- a CDS encoding DUF6262 family protein, with protein MTGATRNGDRTAAAVMARRQHAGRLLRDVEEALRKIRKDGSRVTVRAVATRAGVSRTFLYENAEARRLVEAAIATAGARHRTTTETHDRTAESSWRERALNAEDALTAAHREITLQRRRIAELLGHIRDLAPHDAQATVDRLVTENTALAQQVRQLDDGNRLLTERLEAARSNNRFLDRRLGDLEARLLHHEIPDMPGIGLQRSGRTADVARDDVGDGR; from the coding sequence ATGACCGGCGCGACCCGTAACGGTGACCGTACCGCCGCCGCCGTGATGGCACGCCGCCAGCACGCTGGCCGCCTGCTCCGCGACGTCGAGGAGGCGCTGCGGAAGATCCGCAAGGACGGCTCCCGGGTCACCGTCCGCGCAGTCGCCACCCGGGCGGGCGTCTCCCGCACCTTCCTCTACGAGAACGCCGAAGCACGCCGGTTGGTCGAAGCCGCGATCGCGACGGCTGGCGCACGGCACAGAACGACGACCGAGACCCACGACCGGACAGCGGAATCGTCCTGGCGGGAACGGGCACTCAACGCCGAGGACGCCCTGACCGCCGCGCATCGTGAGATCACCCTGCAACGCCGGCGGATCGCCGAACTGCTGGGCCACATCCGCGACCTCGCCCCACATGACGCACAGGCGACCGTCGACCGACTCGTCACCGAGAACACCGCGCTCGCACAACAGGTCCGGCAACTCGACGACGGAAACCGACTACTCACCGAGCGGTTGGAAGCCGCACGCTCCAACAACCGCTTCCTCGACCGCCGGCTCGGCGACCTGGAGGCACGCCTGCTCCACCACGAGATCCCGGACATGCCCGGAATCGGCCTCCAACGGTCAGGTCGGACTGCTGATGTTGCGCGTGATGACGTCGGTGACGGCCGTTAA
- a CDS encoding tyrosine-type recombinase/integrase, with product MTTTSTVRLNLLRNPGDPQRDRLPGDRLELLTALIAAPSFDPLLRPHLVRFPPDHPTYRWMCVVAGCERPNEQTSNFNHCWEHGRLWRQARAAGTGRAEFLLTAQPLTAAGYVGQVPCRICLVRPARSNGHRLCHRHYNRWRHWSPKHPEVTLEQWLVDQAAFDGYGDCQAAACPDLAWSPLRLCRWHEGAYGRAGRPGGMAIPARWFRYFESCGRPVPISCVDRAAFREWCRRAPVEPVPGQANLLGLHPLVAAEIRWGLFRHQDGARSTWPLAWVQALANACLQAQVTTLVDLELADCVPYARTVAREILDELRLVYFTVEDTREAGFIETDHFGVRFRRNTSHFSLTAIPQRWLRDLCWDAMAALLRSPKCPQRGPFDRMRRACVELGAFLAGDAPEGGHDPTLLRAGHMDRFVADYRRRERDRLPSPALIRSDGTPALVTAGTRADVLDALRRLLTNAWNQGRLEQIRLDREFAVAVPATGARGGRVRRPFPDHVAKAVADPANLDRLDALDTDDRGLRDVWETLVATGRRCGEVIGLKLECVEVHHGLPLLWHDQTKIGHYDEAIRIPQSVHARLEERRRKTLAAFVQRHGRHPSVDERAGLALFPTPIRNPFGTKPLDYSWFYRAFRIWMDGLHLGGFVAHQARHTLATALLRHGAGLSHIRRYLGHVSERMTERYAKIALSEIEDVLQHVWVTGPGSPIPGQALSTGIEPMDRARAEALAVDLARRSTPAEGGFCTFQPVVQGHRCPWNLDCHNCDKFVLSGADLLYWRRKREQWRAIAERAPDDATADYLHQVFAPTGRAIDGLEKALAALGLLDDALSLDMRRPQDFFNRVWSTSFPAADLATDHDNSQKVPE from the coding sequence GTGACGACCACGTCGACGGTGCGACTGAACCTGCTGCGCAACCCCGGCGATCCTCAGAGGGATCGTCTTCCCGGTGACCGGTTGGAGCTGCTCACGGCGCTGATCGCCGCGCCGTCGTTCGACCCGCTCCTGCGTCCGCACCTCGTGCGGTTCCCACCCGACCACCCCACCTACCGGTGGATGTGCGTGGTCGCCGGATGCGAACGACCGAACGAACAGACCAGCAACTTCAACCACTGCTGGGAGCACGGCAGGCTCTGGCGGCAGGCACGGGCCGCCGGGACCGGCCGGGCCGAATTCCTGCTGACGGCGCAGCCGTTGACGGCGGCCGGATACGTGGGGCAGGTGCCGTGCCGGATCTGCCTGGTCCGCCCGGCCCGCAGCAACGGCCACCGCCTCTGCCACCGGCACTACAACCGGTGGAGGCACTGGTCCCCGAAGCACCCCGAGGTCACGCTGGAGCAGTGGCTGGTCGACCAGGCCGCGTTCGACGGCTACGGCGACTGCCAGGCCGCCGCGTGCCCGGATCTGGCCTGGTCGCCGTTGAGGTTGTGTCGCTGGCACGAGGGCGCCTACGGACGCGCCGGGCGGCCCGGCGGGATGGCAATCCCTGCGAGGTGGTTCCGGTACTTCGAGAGCTGCGGCAGGCCGGTCCCGATCTCCTGCGTGGACCGCGCGGCGTTCCGTGAGTGGTGCCGCCGGGCGCCGGTGGAGCCGGTGCCCGGACAGGCGAACCTGCTGGGGCTGCATCCACTGGTCGCGGCCGAAATCAGGTGGGGGCTGTTCCGCCACCAGGACGGTGCACGCTCGACGTGGCCGTTGGCGTGGGTGCAGGCGCTGGCCAACGCCTGCCTGCAGGCACAAGTGACGACGTTGGTCGACCTGGAGCTGGCGGACTGCGTCCCCTACGCGCGGACCGTGGCGCGGGAGATCCTCGACGAGTTGCGGCTGGTCTACTTCACCGTGGAGGACACCCGCGAGGCGGGTTTCATCGAAACCGACCACTTCGGAGTCCGGTTCCGTCGCAACACCAGTCATTTCAGCCTCACCGCGATCCCGCAGCGCTGGCTCCGGGATCTGTGCTGGGATGCGATGGCGGCCCTGCTCCGCTCGCCGAAATGCCCGCAGCGAGGCCCGTTCGACCGCATGCGCCGGGCCTGCGTCGAACTCGGCGCGTTCCTCGCCGGCGACGCGCCCGAGGGCGGGCACGACCCCACGCTGCTGCGGGCCGGGCACATGGACCGGTTCGTCGCCGACTACCGGCGCCGCGAACGCGACCGCCTACCCTCCCCGGCGCTGATCCGCAGCGACGGCACACCGGCCCTGGTCACCGCAGGCACCCGCGCCGATGTGCTCGACGCCCTGCGCCGGCTGCTGACCAACGCCTGGAATCAGGGCCGGTTGGAGCAGATCCGTCTGGACCGGGAGTTCGCCGTGGCCGTACCGGCGACCGGAGCGCGCGGGGGCAGGGTGCGGCGGCCGTTCCCCGACCACGTCGCCAAGGCGGTGGCTGACCCCGCCAACCTCGACCGCCTCGACGCGTTGGACACCGACGACCGAGGGCTGCGCGACGTCTGGGAGACCCTCGTCGCCACCGGCCGCCGCTGCGGAGAGGTGATCGGGCTGAAGTTGGAGTGCGTGGAGGTCCACCACGGACTGCCGCTGCTGTGGCACGACCAGACCAAGATCGGCCACTACGACGAGGCGATCCGCATTCCGCAATCGGTGCACGCCCGCTTGGAGGAACGCCGCCGCAAGACCCTCGCAGCGTTCGTCCAACGCCACGGTCGCCACCCAAGCGTCGACGAACGCGCCGGCCTGGCGCTGTTCCCCACCCCCATCCGCAATCCCTTCGGCACCAAGCCGTTGGACTACAGTTGGTTCTACCGAGCGTTCCGGATCTGGATGGACGGGCTGCATCTGGGCGGGTTCGTCGCCCACCAGGCACGTCATACCCTGGCCACCGCCCTGCTGCGCCACGGCGCGGGCCTGTCGCACATCCGCCGATACCTCGGCCACGTCTCCGAACGGATGACCGAACGGTACGCCAAGATCGCCTTGTCCGAGATCGAGGACGTGCTCCAGCATGTCTGGGTCACCGGCCCCGGCTCACCCATCCCCGGCCAAGCGCTGTCCACCGGGATCGAGCCGATGGACCGCGCCCGCGCCGAAGCTCTCGCCGTGGATCTCGCGAGACGCAGCACTCCGGCCGAGGGTGGATTCTGCACCTTTCAGCCCGTGGTCCAGGGTCACCGCTGCCCGTGGAATCTTGACTGCCACAACTGCGACAAGTTCGTGCTGTCCGGCGCGGACCTGCTCTACTGGCGGCGCAAACGCGAACAGTGGCGAGCTATCGCCGAACGCGCCCCCGACGACGCCACCGCGGACTACCTGCACCAGGTGTTCGCACCGACCGGTCGCGCGATCGATGGACTCGAGAAGGCCCTGGCCGCGCTCGGTCTGCTCGACGACGCCCTCTCCCTGGACATGCGCCGTCCGCAGGACTTCTTCAACCGGGTCTGGAGCACCTCCTTCCCTGCCGCCGACCTCGCCACTGACCACGACAACAGTCAGAAGGTTCCGGAATGA
- a CDS encoding tyrosine-type recombinase/integrase, translating into MQSVDRSVGWKSFTIVEADGRVHEGADRFLALHDGSGTQRTYAYCLVDHLRWCVREGLAPGRVTLRDLERYMGAVGAKIPGPLGVPWRVGKRPYGDSALSTAAACLKGFYLEQAKSGVNRALAEELDRSRLPTRADRRRRLLGHVTGRVAANPLAPQRVRRRHPKMLPEGAKEKLLPVLTYARDRLVVQWLADGGLRIGELCGLHLADLHLRSDAACGECRSPHVHVCRRHDNPNDALAKGRVPWSVEDGTVIGGLIKRVSPAMVHAYFDYIVGERRTVAAGHELLLVQLAGPGIGQAWAPAAARGMLRRAGRRAGLGRVRPHMFRHSFATAVLEASGGNLVVAREAGGWASTAMVDEIYAHVDLHDLAFDAALRTVWGQR; encoded by the coding sequence GTGCAGTCGGTCGACCGGTCGGTCGGGTGGAAGTCCTTCACGATCGTGGAGGCGGACGGTCGGGTGCACGAGGGTGCCGACCGGTTCTTGGCGCTCCACGACGGGTCGGGAACCCAGCGCACCTACGCGTATTGCCTGGTCGACCACCTGCGGTGGTGCGTGCGCGAAGGGCTTGCGCCGGGACGGGTGACGTTGCGGGATCTGGAGCGGTACATGGGCGCGGTCGGGGCGAAGATCCCAGGTCCGCTCGGTGTGCCGTGGCGGGTGGGCAAGCGTCCGTACGGGGACAGCGCGCTGTCGACGGCGGCGGCATGTCTGAAGGGCTTCTACCTGGAGCAGGCGAAGTCGGGAGTGAACCGGGCGCTGGCCGAGGAGCTGGACCGGTCGCGCCTGCCGACCCGCGCGGACCGGCGCCGCCGACTGCTCGGCCACGTGACAGGACGGGTCGCGGCCAACCCTCTCGCGCCGCAGCGGGTGCGACGACGCCACCCGAAGATGCTGCCGGAGGGCGCGAAGGAGAAGCTGCTGCCGGTCCTGACCTATGCGCGGGACCGGCTGGTGGTCCAGTGGCTTGCGGACGGCGGTCTACGGATCGGCGAGTTGTGCGGGCTGCACCTGGCTGACCTCCATCTGAGGTCGGACGCGGCGTGCGGGGAGTGTCGGTCGCCGCATGTGCACGTGTGCCGCCGGCACGACAACCCCAACGACGCGCTGGCCAAAGGTCGGGTGCCGTGGTCGGTCGAGGACGGCACGGTCATCGGAGGGTTGATCAAGCGGGTCAGTCCGGCGATGGTGCATGCCTACTTCGACTACATCGTCGGGGAACGGCGGACCGTCGCCGCCGGGCACGAACTGCTGCTGGTACAACTGGCCGGGCCGGGTATCGGGCAGGCGTGGGCTCCCGCGGCTGCGCGGGGGATGCTGCGACGTGCGGGCCGCAGGGCGGGATTGGGCCGGGTCCGGCCACACATGTTCCGGCACAGTTTCGCCACGGCGGTGCTGGAGGCCAGCGGCGGGAACCTGGTGGTGGCGCGCGAGGCGGGCGGGTGGGCATCAACGGCGATGGTGGACGAGATCTACGCCCATGTGGATCTGCACGATCTGGCGTTCGACGCGGCACTGCGCACGGTCTGGGGGCAGCGGTGA